The Aspergillus chevalieri M1 DNA, chromosome 5, nearly complete sequence genome includes a region encoding these proteins:
- a CDS encoding MMtag domain-containing protein (COG:S;~EggNog:ENOG410PRQJ;~InterPro:IPR039207,IPR019315;~PFAM:PF10159), with protein MDLVASVRKEGSRGGRGDFKWSDVQQSSHRENYLGHSVMAPVGRWQQGKDLQWYARPDETDGDRAQREREEIRRIKEAEQEAMARALGLPLPPKSDANANMVPLGGKETQEAIQDTTEAVEREKISREDHRRRRTERSRSPGRERRHDRGSDRERERGKERRYRRHRDDRDRHRRSHRRRSRSRSESWERGYRRRSRSRSRDRRRYDDEHQHKLHRHEDRGHYSERRERDSDRRRR; from the exons ATGGATTTGGTCGCCAGTGTGCGCAAAGAAGGCAGCCG CGGCGGCCGCGGCGACTTCAAATGGTCCGACGTCCAACAATCTTCGCATCGCGAAAATTACCTAGGTCACTCGGTCATGGCCCCGGTCGGCCGGTGGCAACAAGGAAAGGATTTACAATGGTACGCCCGACCAGACGAGACCGACGGGGACAGAGCCCAACGAGAGCGCGAGGAGATCCGACGCATCAAGGAAGCTGAGCAGGAGGCCATGGCACGCGCATTGGGTCTCCCTTTACCACCGAAAAGCGACGCCAACGCAAACATGGTACCGCTTGGTGGGAAGGAGACTCAGGAAGCTATTCAGGATACAACGGAAGCCGTTGAACGAGAAAAGATCAGTCGCGAAGACCACCGGAGACGAAGGACTGAGCGCAGTCGGAGTCCGGGGAGAGAGCGGAGGCACGATCGTGGCAGTGATAGGGAGAGGGAACGGGGGAAGGAGCGGAGATATCGCAGACATCGTGATGATCGTGATCGCCATCGTCGCAGCCATCGACGCAGATCAAGGTCGAGGTCCGAGTCGTGGGAGAGGGGATATCGGAGACGCTCTCGTTCGAGGAGTCGGGACAGGCGGCGATACGATGATGAGCACCAGCACAAACTACATCGACACGAAGATCGTGGTCACTACTCTGAACGACGGGAGAGGGATTCAGACCGTCGCCGGCGCTGA